The following are encoded in a window of Castanea sativa cultivar Marrone di Chiusa Pesio chromosome 5, ASM4071231v1 genomic DNA:
- the LOC142634148 gene encoding F-box protein SKIP2 isoform X2, whose translation MTSEVKQQPLAIDVDLPEECWELIFYLLLDHHRHFESLSLVSKHFLVITNQLRTTLTVSDQTTPFLPRLLRRFQHLRNLDFCGFHGDLESILCLIAKSKLDLEALNISNQKNLHLNGLHILGSNMKNLKSLYCSKVSFLQDIHLFVIAASFPRLEELDISYPEHKNIFSSTGSNDSGTFSGPVTDLGVSELSSRLNNLIKIDLSDELLISIVEACLPLNKLILARCHGFTFAGLLLLLSKYHSLSLISIEGMNFLTDQNINELSKFFSKLTSINLGLCSKLTNSTFFTLTRNCPLLNEINMERTNLGKEECPTKFVVNPQVKSLNLAQNGKLSNESIKKFVAICPNLQVLNLSSCRGITEEGFEEIFKRCSEIRHLEINYFSAITDFEIDSEVSKLEKLSAKGSGLNDEALAMVGKRSCRLSILDLAGCLNVTEKGVKEVVKNCRGLREINLKWCDNVNIDIVAWMVITRPSLRKIIPPCGFVPTESQMKLFLSHGCCVCEG comes from the exons ATGACGTCTGAAGTGAAACAACAACCGCTAGCAATCGATGTAGATTTGCCAGAAGAATGTTGGGAACTCATATTCTATCTCCTCCTCGACCACCACCGTCACTTCGAATCGCTCTCTTTGGTCTCCAAGCACTTTCTTGTTATCACCAATCAACTCCGCACTACCCTCACTGTCTCCGACCAAACCACTCCTTTCCTTCCTCGACTTCTCCGAAGGTTCCAACATCTCAGAAACTTAGATTTCTGTGGGTTCCACGGAGACCTCGAAAGCATTCTTTGTCTGATCGCGAAATCCAAATTGGACCTCGAAGCTCTGAATATTTCGAACCAGAAGAATCTTCACTTAAATGGGTTGCATATATTGGGTtcgaatatgaagaatttgaagaGCTTGTATTGCTCCAAGGTCTCTTTTTTGCAGGATATTCATCTATTTGTTATAGCAGCTTCATTTCCACGTCTTGAAGAGCTTGATATTAGCTACCCTGAGCACAAAAACATATTTTCCTCAACTGGGTCAAATGATTCAGGAACATTTTCGGGGCCTGTGACTGATTTAGGAGTTTCAGAATTGTCATCGAGGCTCAATAATCTGATCAAGATCGACCTTTCAG ATGAACTGCTTATTTCAATTGTAGAAGCGTGTCTTCCATTAAATAAACTCATTCTTGCTCGTTGCCATGGTTTCACGTTTGCTggattattattgttattgagTAAGTACCATTCTCTTAGCTTGATAAGTATTGAAGGAATGAATTTCCTTACTGATCAGAACATAAATGAATTGTCAAAGTTTTTTTCTAAGTTAACCTCAATAAACCTCGGCTTATGTTCTAAACTGACCAATTCGACTTTCTTTACTCTCACAAGAAATTGTCCTTTGTTGAATGAGATCAATATGGAGAGGACAAACCTAGGCAAAGAAGAATGTCCAACAAAATTTGTGGTGAACCCTCAAGTCAAGTCTCTAAATTTGGCTCAAAATGGCAAATTGAGCAACGAAAGTATCAAAAAGTTTGTGGCCATCTGCCCCAATTTACAGGTGCTCAATTTAAGCTCTTGTAGGGGTATCACAGAAGAAGGCTTTGAAGAGATTTTTAAGAGATGCAGTGAGATTAGGCACTTAGAGATAAATTATTTTAGTGCGATTACAGATTTTGAAATAGACTCTGAAGTTTCCAAATTGGAGAAATTGAGTGCAAAAGGATCAGGGCTTAATGATGAAGCTTTGGCAATGGTCGGAAAGAGAAGTTGCAGGCTCTCGATTTTGGATCTGGCAGGCTGCTTGAATGTGACGGAAAAAGGGGTGAAAGAAGTGGTGAAGAACTGTAGAGGATTGAGGGAGATAAATTTGAAGTGGTGTGACAATGTGAATATTGATATTGTTGCTTGGATGGTGATTACGAGGCCATCCCTGAGAAAAATAATCCCACCATGTGGTTTTGTTCCTACGGAAAGCCAAATGAAACTTTTCTTGAGTCATGGCTGTTGTGTTTGTGAGGGCTAG
- the LOC142634148 gene encoding uncharacterized protein LOC142634148 isoform X1: MTSEVKQQPLAIDVDLPEECWELIFYLLLDHHRHFESLSLVSKHFLVITNQLRTTLTVSDQTTPFLPRLLRRFQHLRNLDFCGFHGDLESILCLIAKSKLDLEALNISNQKNLHLNGLHILGSNMKNLKSLYCSKVSFLQDIHLFVIAASFPRLEELDISYPEHKNIFSSTGSNDSGTFSGPVTDLGVSELSSRLNNLIKIDLSGNQFITDKSLIHLSSRCVLLREIAVRDCAFITQNAIAFTISHSPGLKSIAVNEIGFPSVDDVFKESFLHAKVLSDLDLSNSFVSDELLISIVEACLPLNKLILARCHGFTFAGLLLLLSKYHSLSLISIEGMNFLTDQNINELSKFFSKLTSINLGLCSKLTNSTFFTLTRNCPLLNEINMERTNLGKEECPTKFVVNPQVKSLNLAQNGKLSNESIKKFVAICPNLQVLNLSSCRGITEEGFEEIFKRCSEIRHLEINYFSAITDFEIDSEVSKLEKLSAKGSGLNDEALAMVGKRSCRLSILDLAGCLNVTEKGVKEVVKNCRGLREINLKWCDNVNIDIVAWMVITRPSLRKIIPPCGFVPTESQMKLFLSHGCCVCEG, translated from the coding sequence ATGACGTCTGAAGTGAAACAACAACCGCTAGCAATCGATGTAGATTTGCCAGAAGAATGTTGGGAACTCATATTCTATCTCCTCCTCGACCACCACCGTCACTTCGAATCGCTCTCTTTGGTCTCCAAGCACTTTCTTGTTATCACCAATCAACTCCGCACTACCCTCACTGTCTCCGACCAAACCACTCCTTTCCTTCCTCGACTTCTCCGAAGGTTCCAACATCTCAGAAACTTAGATTTCTGTGGGTTCCACGGAGACCTCGAAAGCATTCTTTGTCTGATCGCGAAATCCAAATTGGACCTCGAAGCTCTGAATATTTCGAACCAGAAGAATCTTCACTTAAATGGGTTGCATATATTGGGTtcgaatatgaagaatttgaagaGCTTGTATTGCTCCAAGGTCTCTTTTTTGCAGGATATTCATCTATTTGTTATAGCAGCTTCATTTCCACGTCTTGAAGAGCTTGATATTAGCTACCCTGAGCACAAAAACATATTTTCCTCAACTGGGTCAAATGATTCAGGAACATTTTCGGGGCCTGTGACTGATTTAGGAGTTTCAGAATTGTCATCGAGGCTCAATAATCTGATCAAGATCGACCTTTCAGGTAATCAGTTCATTACTGATAAGTCACTCATCCACTTGTCATCTAGGTGTGTCTTACTTAGAGAAATCGCGGTCCGAGACTGCGCTTTCATAACCCAAAATGCTATTGCTTTCACAATTAGCCATAGTCCTGGATTGAAGTCCATTGCGGTAAATGAAATTGGGTTTCCCTCTGTGGATGATGTTTTCAAAGAGTCATTTCTACATGCAAAGGTTTTAAGCGATCTTGATTTGTCAAACTCATTTGTCTCAGATGAACTGCTTATTTCAATTGTAGAAGCGTGTCTTCCATTAAATAAACTCATTCTTGCTCGTTGCCATGGTTTCACGTTTGCTggattattattgttattgagTAAGTACCATTCTCTTAGCTTGATAAGTATTGAAGGAATGAATTTCCTTACTGATCAGAACATAAATGAATTGTCAAAGTTTTTTTCTAAGTTAACCTCAATAAACCTCGGCTTATGTTCTAAACTGACCAATTCGACTTTCTTTACTCTCACAAGAAATTGTCCTTTGTTGAATGAGATCAATATGGAGAGGACAAACCTAGGCAAAGAAGAATGTCCAACAAAATTTGTGGTGAACCCTCAAGTCAAGTCTCTAAATTTGGCTCAAAATGGCAAATTGAGCAACGAAAGTATCAAAAAGTTTGTGGCCATCTGCCCCAATTTACAGGTGCTCAATTTAAGCTCTTGTAGGGGTATCACAGAAGAAGGCTTTGAAGAGATTTTTAAGAGATGCAGTGAGATTAGGCACTTAGAGATAAATTATTTTAGTGCGATTACAGATTTTGAAATAGACTCTGAAGTTTCCAAATTGGAGAAATTGAGTGCAAAAGGATCAGGGCTTAATGATGAAGCTTTGGCAATGGTCGGAAAGAGAAGTTGCAGGCTCTCGATTTTGGATCTGGCAGGCTGCTTGAATGTGACGGAAAAAGGGGTGAAAGAAGTGGTGAAGAACTGTAGAGGATTGAGGGAGATAAATTTGAAGTGGTGTGACAATGTGAATATTGATATTGTTGCTTGGATGGTGATTACGAGGCCATCCCTGAGAAAAATAATCCCACCATGTGGTTTTGTTCCTACGGAAAGCCAAATGAAACTTTTCTTGAGTCATGGCTGTTGTGTTTGTGAGGGCTAG